In Thermococcus sp. MV5, the genomic window GCTGTACATCCTCAAGGATGCGAGCGTAGTAGGCCGCCTGACGCCAGTCCTTCAGGAGCTTCGTGGCCTTGTAGTACGCCTTTTTGTCGCCTGGCTTCTTGATCCTGACCACAAAGCCGAGGCTTTCCATGGCCTTCAGGGCAGTGCTGACGTGGGAAAGGGAGTAGCCAGTTCTCTCCGCTATCTCCCCGAGGCTCATCGGCTCTTTTGCCAAGAACAGTACACCGTAT contains:
- a CDS encoding GbsR/MarR family transcriptional regulator — its product is YGVLFLAKEPMSLGEIAERTGYSLSHVSTALKAMESLGFVVRIKKPGDKKAYYKATKLLKDWRQAAYYARILEDVQQMKENLRRAMEELEGEEGEEAEFMRKSIAFAMKRNELAERILEYLMSHEDEEVLERLIDCLEAPGKRQL